Proteins from one Triplophysa rosa unplaced genomic scaffold, Trosa_1v2 scaffold120_ERROPOS529585, whole genome shotgun sequence genomic window:
- the clpxb gene encoding ATP-dependent Clp protease ATP-binding subunit clpX-like, mitochondrial isoform X2, producing MFQGLSCSRVQLFTHTKPVCHEVYLPQVLLVRSFSQTVVCLATKDSMPRDGDGGRKSVTDAGGKSTSVAGGSGKGGSQLRCPKCGDLCTHVETFVSSTRFVKCEKCHHFFVVLSESDSEKGLNKDTETTSERAKIAFAQKPPPPPKKIYTYLDKYVIGQSYAKKVLAVAVYNHYKRIYNNFPAVSRQQAEAEKPSPLTPRELEIRRREDEYRFTKLLQIAGVSPHGNALGASVQQQTNKQAPQEKLGGEMLDSTHTGIRLEKSNVLLLGPTGSGKTLLAQTLARCLDVPFAICDCTTLTQAGYVGEDIESVIAKLLQDANYSVEKAQQGIVFLDEVDKIGSVPGIHQLRDVGGEGVQQGLLKLLEGTIVSVPEKNSRKLRGDTLQVDTTNILFVASGAFNGLDRIISRRKNEKYLGFGTPSNLGQGRRAAAAADLANTSGNELEAAAEMDEKDQLLRHAEARDLVDFGMIPEFVGRLPVVVPLHSLNEETLVQILTEPRNAVLPQYQALFSMDKCELNVTQDALRAIARLALERKTGARGLRSIMEKLLLEPMFEVPQSDIIAVELSKEVVQGKCQPFYIRQAGLCQEDIPPPTVPVYFIYLILRLTSHILLLYMENVSVTTVTSVP from the exons atgttccagg gtCTGTCATGTTCCAGGGTTCAGCTCTTCACTCATACTAAACCAGTATGCCATGAAGTTTATCTACCTCAAGTTTTACTCGTGAGATCATTTTCACAAACAGTAGTGTGTTTGGCTACTAAAGACAGCATGCCCCGAGATGGTGATGGTGGAAGG AAAAGCGTCACTGATGCCGGGGGAAAGAGTACGTCAGTAGCGGGAGGTTCAGGTAAAGGCGGCAGTCAGCTGCGATGTCCCAAATGTGGAGATCTCTGTACACACGTGGAGACTTTTGTAT CCTCCACACGGTTCGTAAAGTGTGAAAAGTGTCATCACTTCTTTGTGGTTCTGTCTGAGTCGGACTCTGAGAAGGGTTTGAACAAGGACACAGAAACCACCTCAGAACGTGCTAAAATCGCTTTCGCTCAGAAACCCCCTCCACCTCCTAAAAAG ATTTATACATACCTCGACAAATATGTCATTGGCCAGTCATATGCCAAGAAAGTATTGGCAGTCGCTGTCTATAATCATTACAAGCGGATCTACAACAACTTCCCAGCAGTGAGCAGACAGCAAGCAGAAGCAGAGAAACCGAGTCCTCTCACTCCCAGAG AGCTAGAGATCAGAAGACGAGAAGATGAATACAGGTTTACAA AGCTGCTTCAGATTGCTGGAGTCAGTCCCCACGGAAACGCTCTGGGTGCATCTGTCCAGCAGCAGACCAATAAGCAAGCACCTCAGGAAAAACTGGGCGGAGAAATGCTTGACTCCACCCACACTGGTATTAGACTTGAAAAAAGCAATGTTCTGTTACTGGGACCTACTGGATCGG GTAAAACATTGCTGGCCCAGACTCTGGCTAGATGTTTGGATGTGCCATTCGCCATCTGCGATTGTACCACCCTTACCCAAGCAGGCTATGTGGGCGAGGACATCGAATCCGTTATTGCCAAACTTCTGCAGGATGCCAACTACTCCGTGGAGAAAGCCCAGCAAG GTATTGTGTTCCTGGATGAAGTGGATAAAATCGGCAGCGTGCCCGGAATTCATCAGCTCAGAGATGTCGGCGGGGAAGGTGTTCAGCAG GGTTTGCTTAAACTCCTTGAGGGAACCATCGTGAGCGTTCCAGAGAAAAACAGCAGGAAGTTGAGAGGAGACACGCTGCAGGTGGACACAACCAACATCCTGTTTGTGGCCTCCGGTGCCTTCAACGGACTCGACAGGATCatcagccgcagaaaaaatgaaaag TACCTTGGTTTTGGGACGCCCTCAAACCTGGGCCAAGGTCGCCGGGCAGCAGCGGCCGCCGATCTGGCCAACACCTCGGGGAATGAACTGGAGGCAGCGGCAGAGATGGATGAGAAAGACCAGCTCCTGCGACACGCGGAGGCGCGGGACCTCGTCGATTTCGGGATGATCCCGGAGTTTGTGGGCCGTCTGCCCGTGGTGGTACCACTGCACAGTCTGAACGAGGAGACGCTGGTGCAAATCCTTACCGAGCCGCGGAACGCTGTGCTCCCTCAGTATCAGGCTCTCTTCAGTATGGATAAG TGTGAGCTGAATGTAACCCAGGATGCACTGAGGGCCATCGCCCGTCTGGCTCTGGAGAGGAAAACAGGAGCCAGGGGACTCCGCTCCATCATG GAGAAGCTACTGTTAGAGCCCATGTTTGAAGTGCCTCAGTCCGACATCATCGCTGTGGAACTGAGTAAGGAGGTGGTCCAGGGGAAATGTCAACCGTTCTACATTAG GCAGGccggcttgtgtcaagaggacataccgccacctaccgTCCCTGTGTATtttatatatctgatcttacgtttgacgtctcatattttactgttatatatggaaaacgtctcggttacgactgtaacctccgttccctga
- the clpxb gene encoding ATP-dependent Clp protease ATP-binding subunit clpX-like, mitochondrial isoform X1, producing MSCACRPAARVIKSIYKGLSCSRVQLFTHTKPVCHEVYLPQVLLVRSFSQTVVCLATKDSMPRDGDGGRKSVTDAGGKSTSVAGGSGKGGSQLRCPKCGDLCTHVETFVSSTRFVKCEKCHHFFVVLSESDSEKGLNKDTETTSERAKIAFAQKPPPPPKKIYTYLDKYVIGQSYAKKVLAVAVYNHYKRIYNNFPAVSRQQAEAEKPSPLTPRELEIRRREDEYRFTKLLQIAGVSPHGNALGASVQQQTNKQAPQEKLGGEMLDSTHTGIRLEKSNVLLLGPTGSGKTLLAQTLARCLDVPFAICDCTTLTQAGYVGEDIESVIAKLLQDANYSVEKAQQGIVFLDEVDKIGSVPGIHQLRDVGGEGVQQGLLKLLEGTIVSVPEKNSRKLRGDTLQVDTTNILFVASGAFNGLDRIISRRKNEKYLGFGTPSNLGQGRRAAAAADLANTSGNELEAAAEMDEKDQLLRHAEARDLVDFGMIPEFVGRLPVVVPLHSLNEETLVQILTEPRNAVLPQYQALFSMDKCELNVTQDALRAIARLALERKTGARGLRSIMEKLLLEPMFEVPQSDIIAVELSKEVVQGKCQPFYIRQAGLCQEDIPPPTVPVYFIYLILRLTSHILLLYMENVSVTTVTSVP from the exons gtCTGTCATGTTCCAGGGTTCAGCTCTTCACTCATACTAAACCAGTATGCCATGAAGTTTATCTACCTCAAGTTTTACTCGTGAGATCATTTTCACAAACAGTAGTGTGTTTGGCTACTAAAGACAGCATGCCCCGAGATGGTGATGGTGGAAGG AAAAGCGTCACTGATGCCGGGGGAAAGAGTACGTCAGTAGCGGGAGGTTCAGGTAAAGGCGGCAGTCAGCTGCGATGTCCCAAATGTGGAGATCTCTGTACACACGTGGAGACTTTTGTAT CCTCCACACGGTTCGTAAAGTGTGAAAAGTGTCATCACTTCTTTGTGGTTCTGTCTGAGTCGGACTCTGAGAAGGGTTTGAACAAGGACACAGAAACCACCTCAGAACGTGCTAAAATCGCTTTCGCTCAGAAACCCCCTCCACCTCCTAAAAAG ATTTATACATACCTCGACAAATATGTCATTGGCCAGTCATATGCCAAGAAAGTATTGGCAGTCGCTGTCTATAATCATTACAAGCGGATCTACAACAACTTCCCAGCAGTGAGCAGACAGCAAGCAGAAGCAGAGAAACCGAGTCCTCTCACTCCCAGAG AGCTAGAGATCAGAAGACGAGAAGATGAATACAGGTTTACAA AGCTGCTTCAGATTGCTGGAGTCAGTCCCCACGGAAACGCTCTGGGTGCATCTGTCCAGCAGCAGACCAATAAGCAAGCACCTCAGGAAAAACTGGGCGGAGAAATGCTTGACTCCACCCACACTGGTATTAGACTTGAAAAAAGCAATGTTCTGTTACTGGGACCTACTGGATCGG GTAAAACATTGCTGGCCCAGACTCTGGCTAGATGTTTGGATGTGCCATTCGCCATCTGCGATTGTACCACCCTTACCCAAGCAGGCTATGTGGGCGAGGACATCGAATCCGTTATTGCCAAACTTCTGCAGGATGCCAACTACTCCGTGGAGAAAGCCCAGCAAG GTATTGTGTTCCTGGATGAAGTGGATAAAATCGGCAGCGTGCCCGGAATTCATCAGCTCAGAGATGTCGGCGGGGAAGGTGTTCAGCAG GGTTTGCTTAAACTCCTTGAGGGAACCATCGTGAGCGTTCCAGAGAAAAACAGCAGGAAGTTGAGAGGAGACACGCTGCAGGTGGACACAACCAACATCCTGTTTGTGGCCTCCGGTGCCTTCAACGGACTCGACAGGATCatcagccgcagaaaaaatgaaaag TACCTTGGTTTTGGGACGCCCTCAAACCTGGGCCAAGGTCGCCGGGCAGCAGCGGCCGCCGATCTGGCCAACACCTCGGGGAATGAACTGGAGGCAGCGGCAGAGATGGATGAGAAAGACCAGCTCCTGCGACACGCGGAGGCGCGGGACCTCGTCGATTTCGGGATGATCCCGGAGTTTGTGGGCCGTCTGCCCGTGGTGGTACCACTGCACAGTCTGAACGAGGAGACGCTGGTGCAAATCCTTACCGAGCCGCGGAACGCTGTGCTCCCTCAGTATCAGGCTCTCTTCAGTATGGATAAG TGTGAGCTGAATGTAACCCAGGATGCACTGAGGGCCATCGCCCGTCTGGCTCTGGAGAGGAAAACAGGAGCCAGGGGACTCCGCTCCATCATG GAGAAGCTACTGTTAGAGCCCATGTTTGAAGTGCCTCAGTCCGACATCATCGCTGTGGAACTGAGTAAGGAGGTGGTCCAGGGGAAATGTCAACCGTTCTACATTAG GCAGGccggcttgtgtcaagaggacataccgccacctaccgTCCCTGTGTATtttatatatctgatcttacgtttgacgtctcatattttactgttatatatggaaaacgtctcggttacgactgtaacctccgttccctga
- the clpxb gene encoding ATP-dependent Clp protease ATP-binding subunit clpX-like, mitochondrial isoform X3 produces MSCACRPAARVIKSIYKGLSCSRVQLFTHTKPVCHEVYLPQVLLVRSFSQTVVCLATKDSMPRDGDGGRKSVTDAGGKSTSVAGGSGKGGSQLRCPKCGDLCTHVETFVSSTRFVKCEKCHHFFVVLSESDSEKGLNKDTETTSERAKIAFAQKPPPPPKKIYTYLDKYVIGQSYAKKVLAVAVYNHYKRIYNNFPAVSRQQAEAEKPSPLTPRELEIRRREDEYRFTKLLQIAGVSPHGNALGASVQQQTNKQAPQEKLGGEMLDSTHTGIRLEKSNVLLLGPTGSGKTLLAQTLARCLDVPFAICDCTTLTQAGYVGEDIESVIAKLLQDANYSVEKAQQGIVFLDEVDKIGSVPGIHQLRDVGGEGVQQGLLKLLEGTIVSVPEKNSRKLRGDTLQVDTTNILFVASGAFNGLDRIISRRKNEKYLGFGTPSNLGQGRRAAAAADLANTSGNELEAAAEMDEKDQLLRHAEARDLVDFGMIPEFVGRLPVVVPLHSLNEETLVQILTEPRNAVLPQYQALFSMDKCELNVTQDALRAIARLALERKTGARGLRSIMEKLLLEPMFEVPQSDIIAVELSKEVVQGKCQPFYIRAPPKEREEFDSALDEENWPRHADAANN; encoded by the exons gtCTGTCATGTTCCAGGGTTCAGCTCTTCACTCATACTAAACCAGTATGCCATGAAGTTTATCTACCTCAAGTTTTACTCGTGAGATCATTTTCACAAACAGTAGTGTGTTTGGCTACTAAAGACAGCATGCCCCGAGATGGTGATGGTGGAAGG AAAAGCGTCACTGATGCCGGGGGAAAGAGTACGTCAGTAGCGGGAGGTTCAGGTAAAGGCGGCAGTCAGCTGCGATGTCCCAAATGTGGAGATCTCTGTACACACGTGGAGACTTTTGTAT CCTCCACACGGTTCGTAAAGTGTGAAAAGTGTCATCACTTCTTTGTGGTTCTGTCTGAGTCGGACTCTGAGAAGGGTTTGAACAAGGACACAGAAACCACCTCAGAACGTGCTAAAATCGCTTTCGCTCAGAAACCCCCTCCACCTCCTAAAAAG ATTTATACATACCTCGACAAATATGTCATTGGCCAGTCATATGCCAAGAAAGTATTGGCAGTCGCTGTCTATAATCATTACAAGCGGATCTACAACAACTTCCCAGCAGTGAGCAGACAGCAAGCAGAAGCAGAGAAACCGAGTCCTCTCACTCCCAGAG AGCTAGAGATCAGAAGACGAGAAGATGAATACAGGTTTACAA AGCTGCTTCAGATTGCTGGAGTCAGTCCCCACGGAAACGCTCTGGGTGCATCTGTCCAGCAGCAGACCAATAAGCAAGCACCTCAGGAAAAACTGGGCGGAGAAATGCTTGACTCCACCCACACTGGTATTAGACTTGAAAAAAGCAATGTTCTGTTACTGGGACCTACTGGATCGG GTAAAACATTGCTGGCCCAGACTCTGGCTAGATGTTTGGATGTGCCATTCGCCATCTGCGATTGTACCACCCTTACCCAAGCAGGCTATGTGGGCGAGGACATCGAATCCGTTATTGCCAAACTTCTGCAGGATGCCAACTACTCCGTGGAGAAAGCCCAGCAAG GTATTGTGTTCCTGGATGAAGTGGATAAAATCGGCAGCGTGCCCGGAATTCATCAGCTCAGAGATGTCGGCGGGGAAGGTGTTCAGCAG GGTTTGCTTAAACTCCTTGAGGGAACCATCGTGAGCGTTCCAGAGAAAAACAGCAGGAAGTTGAGAGGAGACACGCTGCAGGTGGACACAACCAACATCCTGTTTGTGGCCTCCGGTGCCTTCAACGGACTCGACAGGATCatcagccgcagaaaaaatgaaaag TACCTTGGTTTTGGGACGCCCTCAAACCTGGGCCAAGGTCGCCGGGCAGCAGCGGCCGCCGATCTGGCCAACACCTCGGGGAATGAACTGGAGGCAGCGGCAGAGATGGATGAGAAAGACCAGCTCCTGCGACACGCGGAGGCGCGGGACCTCGTCGATTTCGGGATGATCCCGGAGTTTGTGGGCCGTCTGCCCGTGGTGGTACCACTGCACAGTCTGAACGAGGAGACGCTGGTGCAAATCCTTACCGAGCCGCGGAACGCTGTGCTCCCTCAGTATCAGGCTCTCTTCAGTATGGATAAG TGTGAGCTGAATGTAACCCAGGATGCACTGAGGGCCATCGCCCGTCTGGCTCTGGAGAGGAAAACAGGAGCCAGGGGACTCCGCTCCATCATG GAGAAGCTACTGTTAGAGCCCATGTTTGAAGTGCCTCAGTCCGACATCATCGCTGTGGAACTGAGTAAGGAGGTGGTCCAGGGGAAATGTCAACCGTTCTACATTAG AGCTCCTCCTAAAGAAAGAGAAGAGTTTGACTCTGCTCTGGATGAGGAGAACTGGCCCAGACATGCAGACGCGGCCAATAACTGA
- the clpxb gene encoding ATP-dependent Clp protease ATP-binding subunit clpX-like, mitochondrial isoform X4 — MPRDGDGGRKSVTDAGGKSTSVAGGSGKGGSQLRCPKCGDLCTHVETFVSSTRFVKCEKCHHFFVVLSESDSEKGLNKDTETTSERAKIAFAQKPPPPPKKIYTYLDKYVIGQSYAKKVLAVAVYNHYKRIYNNFPAVSRQQAEAEKPSPLTPRELEIRRREDEYRFTKLLQIAGVSPHGNALGASVQQQTNKQAPQEKLGGEMLDSTHTGIRLEKSNVLLLGPTGSGKTLLAQTLARCLDVPFAICDCTTLTQAGYVGEDIESVIAKLLQDANYSVEKAQQGIVFLDEVDKIGSVPGIHQLRDVGGEGVQQGLLKLLEGTIVSVPEKNSRKLRGDTLQVDTTNILFVASGAFNGLDRIISRRKNEKYLGFGTPSNLGQGRRAAAAADLANTSGNELEAAAEMDEKDQLLRHAEARDLVDFGMIPEFVGRLPVVVPLHSLNEETLVQILTEPRNAVLPQYQALFSMDKCELNVTQDALRAIARLALERKTGARGLRSIMEKLLLEPMFEVPQSDIIAVELSKEVVQGKCQPFYIRQAGLCQEDIPPPTVPVYFIYLILRLTSHILLLYMENVSVTTVTSVP, encoded by the exons ATGCCCCGAGATGGTGATGGTGGAAGG AAAAGCGTCACTGATGCCGGGGGAAAGAGTACGTCAGTAGCGGGAGGTTCAGGTAAAGGCGGCAGTCAGCTGCGATGTCCCAAATGTGGAGATCTCTGTACACACGTGGAGACTTTTGTAT CCTCCACACGGTTCGTAAAGTGTGAAAAGTGTCATCACTTCTTTGTGGTTCTGTCTGAGTCGGACTCTGAGAAGGGTTTGAACAAGGACACAGAAACCACCTCAGAACGTGCTAAAATCGCTTTCGCTCAGAAACCCCCTCCACCTCCTAAAAAG ATTTATACATACCTCGACAAATATGTCATTGGCCAGTCATATGCCAAGAAAGTATTGGCAGTCGCTGTCTATAATCATTACAAGCGGATCTACAACAACTTCCCAGCAGTGAGCAGACAGCAAGCAGAAGCAGAGAAACCGAGTCCTCTCACTCCCAGAG AGCTAGAGATCAGAAGACGAGAAGATGAATACAGGTTTACAA AGCTGCTTCAGATTGCTGGAGTCAGTCCCCACGGAAACGCTCTGGGTGCATCTGTCCAGCAGCAGACCAATAAGCAAGCACCTCAGGAAAAACTGGGCGGAGAAATGCTTGACTCCACCCACACTGGTATTAGACTTGAAAAAAGCAATGTTCTGTTACTGGGACCTACTGGATCGG GTAAAACATTGCTGGCCCAGACTCTGGCTAGATGTTTGGATGTGCCATTCGCCATCTGCGATTGTACCACCCTTACCCAAGCAGGCTATGTGGGCGAGGACATCGAATCCGTTATTGCCAAACTTCTGCAGGATGCCAACTACTCCGTGGAGAAAGCCCAGCAAG GTATTGTGTTCCTGGATGAAGTGGATAAAATCGGCAGCGTGCCCGGAATTCATCAGCTCAGAGATGTCGGCGGGGAAGGTGTTCAGCAG GGTTTGCTTAAACTCCTTGAGGGAACCATCGTGAGCGTTCCAGAGAAAAACAGCAGGAAGTTGAGAGGAGACACGCTGCAGGTGGACACAACCAACATCCTGTTTGTGGCCTCCGGTGCCTTCAACGGACTCGACAGGATCatcagccgcagaaaaaatgaaaag TACCTTGGTTTTGGGACGCCCTCAAACCTGGGCCAAGGTCGCCGGGCAGCAGCGGCCGCCGATCTGGCCAACACCTCGGGGAATGAACTGGAGGCAGCGGCAGAGATGGATGAGAAAGACCAGCTCCTGCGACACGCGGAGGCGCGGGACCTCGTCGATTTCGGGATGATCCCGGAGTTTGTGGGCCGTCTGCCCGTGGTGGTACCACTGCACAGTCTGAACGAGGAGACGCTGGTGCAAATCCTTACCGAGCCGCGGAACGCTGTGCTCCCTCAGTATCAGGCTCTCTTCAGTATGGATAAG TGTGAGCTGAATGTAACCCAGGATGCACTGAGGGCCATCGCCCGTCTGGCTCTGGAGAGGAAAACAGGAGCCAGGGGACTCCGCTCCATCATG GAGAAGCTACTGTTAGAGCCCATGTTTGAAGTGCCTCAGTCCGACATCATCGCTGTGGAACTGAGTAAGGAGGTGGTCCAGGGGAAATGTCAACCGTTCTACATTAG GCAGGccggcttgtgtcaagaggacataccgccacctaccgTCCCTGTGTATtttatatatctgatcttacgtttgacgtctcatattttactgttatatatggaaaacgtctcggttacgactgtaacctccgttccctga
- the spi1a gene encoding transcription factor PU.1a: protein MLHYRMESCVISPLSEEIIPYDPDGRPMYDFYSYLSTEPDAHTAGGYEYPGVHVHHSEFEPSQENQLIELHSTPYRYVDVESYHPSVDPGMGPLLPVVPPQYTYVPPLLYPRSPVTRSTDDEEPGGRSPPFEVSEGEEDTDRHPGASSALIGTKRKVRLYQFLLDLLQDGDMRDCIWWVDRERGIFQFSSKHKETLASRWGQQKGNRKMMTYQKMARALRNYGKTGEVKKVKKKLTYQFSSDVMRRMVMERRQYHH from the exons ATGTTGCATTACAGAATGGAAAGTTGTGTTATTTCACCT TTATCAGAAGAAATAATCCCGTATGATCCCGATGGTCGGCCGATGTATGACTTCTACTCGTATCTCAGTACTGAGCCTGACGCTCATACAG CAGGTGGATATGAATATCCAGGTGTTCATGTCCATCACAGTGAGTTTGAACCTTCTCAGGAAAACCAGTTAATCGAGCTGCACTCCACCCCATATCGCTATGTAGATGTTGAGTCTTACCACCCGTCTGTAGATCCAGGGATGGGACCACTTCTGCCAGTAGTACCACCACAG TACACATATGTTCCTCCACTGCTGTACCCTCGGTCACCCGTCACCCGCAGCACTGATGATGAGGAGCCCGGGGGTCGCAGTCCACCTTTTGAGGTGTCAGAAGGTGAAGAGGACACTGACAGACATCCAGGCGCATCGAGTGCTCTGATAG GAACCAAAAGGAAAGTGCGCCTCTATCAGTTCCTCCTGGACCTTCTTCAAGACGGAGACATGCGGGACTGCATCTGGTGggtggacagagagagaggcatCTTTCAGTTCTCCTCCAAACACAAGGAGACTCTCGCCAGCCGATGGGGCCAACAGAAGGGCAACCGCAAGATGATGACCTATCAGAAGATGGCCCGGGCTCTGAGGAACTACGGCAAGACCGGCGAGGTCAAAAAGGTGAAGAAGAAACTGACGTATCAGTTCAGCAGCGACGTGATGAGGAGAATGGTGATGGAGAGGAGGCAGTATCATCACTGA